The Jaculus jaculus isolate mJacJac1 chromosome 3, mJacJac1.mat.Y.cur, whole genome shotgun sequence genome includes the window GAATCCTAATGTGACTTGTCATCACTGAATAAAAGAAATGTCTGCTTCATGATCCAAAGAACGAGGAGCTTCTGGGACAAGGCTTCTAGACCCTGCCCAGAACTGTTAAGTGAAACATCTGTGTGGAAGAGactgtccctctccctccctccccccccccccattacctTTACCTTTACACAGAGTGGGACTGGactttctctctaaaatgaaagaGGCGCTGTGGACTTTCAAGAGGGTTGTGGGCACTGCAGGCTCGCCTCCACTTAGGAATCTAGACAATGTACCTAAGTTCAGAAAGGACTTGCCTCTCTCCACAAACTACACTGCAGGTGAGAGGTCCCTGCCAGTTTTCTGCCAACCCAGATCGTGTTTCAGTGGCCTCCTAGTCCACAAACATCCCCATCCGTCTTTGGTGCTCCCAGAGCATTGGCCAAAACTAGACAGTGATGCCCCAGTGGTCCACCCTCACCTGACAATGCCAAAAGGGTCTGTCATCTACGGGGTGTGTCTCCTTGGGCCCCACATGAAACCAGCTCTCCTCTAACCTCCTCCCTCTCACTTATTAGGCTCCCCTGGCCCAGCCTGAGTCTCCAACGGCCTCTGCAGGGGAGGACGTGCAATCCCTGGCGGACTCGCTGGACTCGGACCGGGACTCTGTGTGCAGCAATTCCAACAGCAATAATGGCAAGACTGGCAAGGACAAGGACAAGGAGAAGCAGCGCAAGGACAAGGACAAGACACGCGCGGACTCCGTAGCCAACAAGCTGGGCAGCTTCAGCAAGACACTTGGCATCAAGCTGAAGAAGAACATGGGTGGCCTGGGCGGCCTGGTGCACGGTAAGATGAGCCGTGCCAACTCCGCCAACGGCAAGAACGGCGGCGACTCCACGGAGCGCGGCAAGGAGAAGAAGTCCAAGTCGCGAAAGGGCAGCAAGGAGGAATCGGGGGCGTCAGCCAGCACCTCGCCGTCGGAGAAGACCACGCCGTCGCCCACGGACAAGGCGGCGGGCGCGTCGCCGGCCGAGAAGGGCAGCGGACCGAAGGGCGACGCCTGGAAGTACAGCACGGACGTGAAGCTGAGCCTCAACATCCTGCGCGCCGCCATGCAGGGCGAGCGCAAGTTCATCTTCGCCGGCCTGCTGCTCACCAGCCACCGGCACCAGTTCCACGAGGAGATGATCGGCTACTACCTGACCAGTGCGCAGGAGCGCTTCAGCGCCGAGCAGGAGCAGAGGCGCCGGGACGCCGCCGCGGCGGCCGCCGCCACGGCCAAGCGGCCGTCGCGCAAGCCCGAGTCAGACGGCACGCCGGGCCCCGAGCGCGCCTCGCCTGGCCCGCCGGCCGCGCAACCCACGCAGCTGGTGCTCAAGCTCAAGGAGCGCCCGAGTCCCGGGGCCGCGACGGGCTCGCGGGCACTGCagcgggcggcggcgggcggcgcggCCTCTCCGACCCtgggcggcggcgggcggcgcgCGGGCGTCCACGGACCCGCCCCGGGCCGCAGCCCGCCGGCGCCCGCGCGCCAGAGCGTCATCCACGTGCAGGCGGCGGCGGCCCGGGACGAGGCGTGCGCGCCGGCCGTGGGCGCCCTGCGGCCGTGCGCCACCTACCCGCAGCAGAACCGCTCGTTGTCGTCGCAGAGCTACAGCCCagcgcgcgccgccgccgccctgcGCACCGTCAACACCGTGGAGTCCCTGGCGCGCACGGAGGCGGCGGGCACCGCCGAGCACAAGTCGCAGACCTACACTAACGGCTTCGGGGCCGCGCGCGACGGCCTGGAGTTCGCCGACGCCGATGCGCCGGCCGCGCGCTCGAGCTCGAGCTCGAACGGTGAGTGCGCGCGCGGCGGCCCCGGGCCCGCGCAGCGGCGCTGCCAGCGCGAGAACTGCGCGTTCTACGGGCGCGCGGAGACCGAGCACCTGTGCTCCTACTGCTACCGCGAGGAGTTGCGGCGCCGGCGCGAGGCGCGCGGAGCTCGGCCCTGAGCCGCCCAGGGcccgcgcgcacgcacgcacgcacgcacgccccCGCTGGGCCTCTCCACCGCCCGAGGATTTCTGGTCCGTTCTGTCGGTCTTTTTTTACATGCTGGGGCAACGGGAAGGCCGGCGCCTCCTCGGTCAGTGCCGTGTACGTGTTTGGTCAAACGTTCCTCATGGTGCCTGAACCTACACTGACGCCACTCAGGTAGTAGACGGATAGGAAACAAGTCATACTGTTGGAAGTGGGTGTGCTAGCCTAGCATCTGCCTCGTACCTGTGGAAACTCAATAGCCATTGCAAGAGTATTTTTGTTCCTCTATACGAGAAATAAAGAAATTCGCAGCCCTTTGTTTTTAGAAGGGAGTGTTTTacatgcttttttcccccctaaccTAGCGACTGACCTCTTCCAGGTGATGGTCACTTGCGTGCGGTCGGTAGCACCCAGGGTTTATTTAGAAGCAAGTCCACAACCCTGCCTGGGGTGGAGCTTGCTCTGGGCTCCCACCTGCTTCCCATCTGGGTCCCTGGAGATTGAGCAGACACCTTGCTACCCGCTGACGCTCTAGTGCTCGCTGCGGCCCTTTAGAAATACACGGCTCCATTTCATAAAGCCTGCTCCCACAGCCCCTGGCTAGAGCAACATTCACACTGCCATCCAAGCCGCGCGACCACAGAAGGGGCACCGGACAACCTACCTCGCAGGGCACGGTGAGGTGGAGCAGTAGCTCCGGTGCTGGGCAGTTCCGGAGACAGGAGCTTCCCAAAGATACTGGGGGTCCAAACAACAGGGTTCTGAACCCACAATAAGGATTGGCCCACGTATTGACAGGCTGCTCTTATTTCTCCTTTGAAGACACTTCCACAGTGGACTGTCAATGGACGGGCCCCTTGGGAGGTGATAAACACATCTGTGCCCAAGGACAGAGGCCAGAACTGACCCCTTGGTCACTTTACTAGGCTGCTTTGAACCCCTGCCTGGCCTCCTTCCAAATGGAAGGGGCCGAAGGCAGctgggaaagaaggaaaacaccCTTCTAGCCCCATCTGCGTCTGTCTGGGTTCAGCCAGGTAACAGGGCAGGTAGCTCTGCCTCTGGCTCTGTACCACATTGAGGAGCAGCCCGATCTCTGAGCACTCTCCCTTTTGGTGCCTCCTACATTTCttgaggaaaatttaaaaaaaaaaatgtgtccttAGCTACCCTGTTTTGAGCAGCAATATGCAGCCTCTTCCTTCCAAGATTACCTCTGCAGACCACCATTCTTGGCCAAGGACACAGAGGAGCTAACCTGCCTCACTAAAGAAAGTGCTTGCTTCTAGAAAATACGGATAAGATGGGTAAAATCCTCACTGACAAAAGAATGCTTTCTTACCTATGAAAGCTTTAGAATAGCAGGGTAATTCCATGACAGAAAAAAGCACCTCACCTGTGGTCCACTTATCCTCAGAAAACGCAGGAAGGAGTTACATCTTCAGTGGAGCCAGCCACTCCTCCTGAAAGGATGCTTTATCCCCCTGATACCCAGAGCAGCAAaagcaaaaaactaaaaatttaaaaaagaaggggagggattttttttttacttgtttagagaattataataaaataatagtatcTCCTGTGAgtaattccttttgtttttaattattccaCAGCTTGTGgacttttcagtattttattcaaGTTTTGCATAAATGGTTCCTTGagtcaaaattatttattaaatagaatctttagaaaatttttttatttttcatgccaAACACAATACTTTTAATGTGTGATAATTATTAACATTCATGTTCCTACTAGTACTGGAGCTTCTTttgttacaaagaaaaaaaaaagcataaaaaaaatctctcaccAGAGGGTTTGTGGCAGCTTTTGTGGACTGATTTCTCTTCATCACATCACCTGAACAGCTGCTTTGCCCTTCAAAGCTGTGGGGGTCACAGAAAGTGTTGCTTCCACTAGCCGCCACGTCTTCATGCTCCTCACCAGTCAGAGGTTGAGCTGGCCAACCCTACACATGCTTGACTGTGCATCCAGAAGCCAAACTGTATGCACAGGCAAGGAGGCATAAAATTATGTGTGTACTTTTCATATTGTAATGTTAAAACAGCCAACTAGAAATTTCTAAAACTGGCTATGcaaatcttttctctttctcatggtCTCAgccaggtcaaaaaaaaaaaggcaaactgaaaattaaaaatctattgTCATAGAGGAAAATCTTCCAAAGAGGATAGTGAACATGCACTCGCCAAAAAGAATGGTGGGCATTGCCAAATTATTCCCACCCAACCCTTACTTCGTGATAGATGGGTCATGAGTAAGAGCCAGGGCACAGCTTCTCAGCTTGGTCACAGATGGTCTACATGACATGGTGCCCCACTGGGCCTCTCCAAACAGTCGCATGACCAGGAGGAACAGCCATTTCCCTTTGTATGGAGCCCATCCTCTACAGTATTAAAACTGATGAGAGTGAGAGCCAGTTGCAATGTGAAGTGTGCCCTCTGCACACAGCAAGCTCCATGCTGCTCCGGGATCCTCGCCTGACTCTGAGGCGCAAGGGCCCCCACCCTGCCTAGAACAGTAGCCAGTAACGATCACAAACTGATTGGGCCAGAGCCCTCTTTCTGAGAACCAATGTCTCTAAGCAATGGCAGGTTTCCAGAAGAATCTGAGATATTCCTAAACCCCCGTGGAGGTTACTTCAGAAATACTACTTCTCATTTTCTTCACATACATTACCTGGGCAAAGGGTGTCAATGAATGCATTGGTAAGGGATGGTGTTTGGGATGTATTCTGTTTCTACATTTTATGCAATGTTCCACTGAAATTTTACAAACCAAGTTTAAACTGTACTACAGAAATTATCTTATATATTTTTCAGAACATGCCACACTATTATTGTCACAGGTTTATCCCTTGGAAGAGTAACTTAAAATAGGAAGGGCTCCACTGTGAGCTCTTGAGATTTAAATGCTTTTTCCTATTTGtgcctcccccctcaaaaaaagcaGGAATATGTAAATACCTTTTCCTTTTTGACAGcctggttttctttctctgtccatgaGTTTTGGGGTACTGCAACTTTCCAGTTAATGAGTACTTTATATTCACTAAGCTACTGTGGACTTTTTCCTACCCACTAGTACCCAGTATAATTTGAGCCTATCCCTTTACAAATTCAATGTTTTCCAAGATGACTTATTAATTCTAGTAGCTTACCTGTCATAAGCATCTTACTGTGGCATGAGGCAAAAGAACTCTCCATGACTATTCACCCTCCATGTACCCGCTCACCCTGTCTTCTGGGACAGGGacatgggtgcaccaaggcccaCCTTCAGATCCAAAGGTGGTGGGTgggtggttggttggttggttggttagttggtTTGAAAGCTGCATTGTAAAAACAAACCTCACCCAGCACAATTTATTTCACACTGGTTAAGAAAAAAAGGGGCTGTGCCTCTCAGTTGTGGGAAATTTatgcaaggaaaaacaaaaacaaggctttGCCCAAGCCATGTGTCTAAGTTTCATTCCACATGAGTCTTTTTTGCTTACTGAGAGAACTGGAGTAAAGCTAAGGTTTCCACTGTATGTTTGCGGTTCCTTTCTTTAAGACATTCTTTTCATCACGGTGGGTGctttacatattaaattccaaCAGTGTTCTTCCAGCATTTCTAGTAAACGAGAAGGCAAGATTTGGTGGCTGAGTAAGCTAGCTCTGGCCTTGGCCCTCTTGGGCTGGGGAAGTAGCCTCTGCTCTGACAATCTCATGCTATTGTCACTTGAGGCACAAAGGACCTAGGGATGGCTGGCACTCCTGGTACCAGCAAGCAGGCACCCCATTCCAAAAAGCCTTAAAGTGGTAGCCTGAGACCACTGGCCACCCTGCGCCTTTACTTCTGGCCCTGACCTCTCTTTTCTAATGTCACATTCCCAAGTGTGAGTCTTCAGGGTATCAACCTTGGCTTCGTCTGTGGTAGATTCAGATCCACCCCATGGCCTAGATCTACCAGCCAACATTGTTCCTCTTGGCCCAGGGTATGGTTGTGCAGTGGGTCTTACAGCGCTGGGTAGGATAGTTCATCTTAGTGGCTGTAAACTCTATACACAGTGATGCTGAGGGCTCCCACCTTCAGGGCATACCCCTGCACAGGGTTCTCTGGACAGTTCAGAGGCAAGATCAACAGTATTCAGGCTGCTGCCTTCCCAAGAGACATGGCCTTCTTCCCCACTCCACTACCAGCATAGAATAGTGACAAGTCACCCTGCAGGGACCCCCTTAGAGCAGCAGAATTGTACAGTCTGTGGTGTGAACATACATTTGCACGAGCAACACAGAAGCCAGCATTTCTAAACATGCTGGGAATATGACTGTTTCTATTCATTTTGCaaaataatttgttaaaatttgcatcTTTACCATTTTAATCTtgcaaaaaaacttaaaaacagccCCACCAACCCTAATTATGTATATAAAAAATGATGCACATTACTTACACATTTTATTCTTCCCAGACAGTATTTCAAGACATATATTTAACATAAGGTGAGGAACCAGTTGATTTGAAGGGTAAATATAGATGGAGTCTGCCTAAGACCAAAGCAACCTGTTAATGAAATAAGGACAGCCAGTGAAATCAGCTATTTCAGAATCTCCATATGCTGAAGGActactttaaataaataagttaataaataaatatctcccaatgaatagtaaaagCCAAGaccttacaaagcctgctgttcCCCAATGTGCCCTGCCCTGAGACTGGGGCCATCTGCAATCATCAGGCATCCTCTTGCCTCTGACCTTTTCATATCCTATTCTACATGGAATATTCTCTCCCCCAAATCCCAATGACTCAGCCTTCCCTACCTGCCCAACTTTGCTGTAACACCGCCTTTCCACAAGGCCTTCCCTGACTCCATTATTTAAGAGACTAACACATCCCACTGTCCATATGCTTCCCTGTACAACTTTCTCATGCCCTCACATGAGCACTGGGTATGTAAACTACTCATTTATTCATTATGCCACACCCATCAGGTCCCCACAGAATGTAAGCTCCATGTGGGTAGGACTTCTCATGCATCTTTCTCACTCCTGTATCCTGGTGCCTACAACAGTGCCTGACACATCCTAGGCACTAGATAATATCTgttgaggaaagaaaatgaaatttgtaatTTGATTGTCATTAAGAGATCACAAAATGTGACCAAATCCAGATTTTTCTACTGCCCCTACCTATAAGATTGCCAACTGGTCAAGAGTCCTGGCTCCTCCCAACTGCAGGACCAGGTGAATAGATATGACAGTAAGCTTAGGTGGCAGCAGTGCCACTGGCTGTCTGTGTGAGCCCTGGCCCTGTGGCTAGTTCTTCATGATGTGGGCTCAGCAGTTCACAGGGGCACTTTGGGTCAAGCAGAGATGAGAATGATTCTCTACCAAGTAGCTCAGTGGTCAGGTGCACTTTGGTAAACCTTGTTCGTGATGTCACTGGAGACCTGGACCATACCAGACAAGCTTTGTAATGGATCCATAGGTGTCTATTGGTCCTCCTCTCCAAGATGTGTGACAGCAAGTGGCCCATCCTAGTTGAAGGAGTTTCTCTACCCACTAGAAGAATCCACTCTCCAGTCACCAAAGATCCCAAGGGGAAAAAACCAAGGGGAAAAGCAAACTTGTCACACAGAAGATGTATGGTAAGGGTGGGTGACTGATGACAAATGTGAAAACAGCAGAAAGCTGAGCCAAGGCCCCATGGGACTCCACTGGTTGGCATGCAGTAGAGAGACAGAGCCTGGACACAAAGCCAAGCCACACTCACCTCTTTGGACACAGCCCCAGAGTGGAGGCTGTCAGCTCTGCACTGGTAGGGGACCTCACCCCCAATGGGGGCTGCTCCTCCCCCGACATGTTTTCACAGCTACCTAACTGTGCTGTTTACTTCATGGTCCTTTGACCAAATGCGTTTTCGTCTAAGAGTTGTCGGCAAAATACTGTTACAAGCTGCTTATAGGACCATTGTCTTCTGGTAGCCTGGTAAAAAGGCATGTTCTTCTCTTTAAtcctcttctgtttttattttcatctatCTGGATGCCATACTTTAGGGCCCTCACAACACCCCTCTGCAGCTGTCTAGCTGTGCAAGtggacacatgtgcatgtgtacccacacttGAATTGCCAAATAAACCATGTCCCTTTCATTGCTGACCAAATAGAATGGGCCCTTGCTCCTACAGGACTCAGGAAGAGGCTTTCCAAAGGCCTGCATACTAGCCCACACCAATTTCTCTCTGGCAGACAGCGTGGAGGTCTTGCAGGCCTGAGGAATGCCCAGCTATTGGCATCTGTGTGCAAACATTGAATATCAAATTATGACTTGGTAGATAGGTGTAGGGCAGCTTATCTGCTCACTAATGACCAAAACTTAGTACAATAACCATGAGCATGTGTTGGCAACCAGCCATATCTAAGGCCCACCTTTGACAGAGCCAAGCTTTGTTCAGTAGAGCTGGTCTCTGCTAGAGCCCCGAGTAGCAGACACTGGGCCCTTAGTCACACAAAGGAACACTTAGGAGCTGGGAGCAGGCTCACCTGAGTCCCAGCCCAGACTGTGCTCCTTGGTGACACATCACTGCCTCATCTGCAGAGCCTGGACCCCATCTACCATCATTGACAAACTGGCCTCCTTGTAATTGGGGAGCATTGAAGTTGTTTGTAACAAAGGACCGTGCCCTGTGCTGAACTTGTTCATTTAAACATGTGTTTGGCTTGACAGTCAGTGGTATAGCTCCTCttgtttccttccctcttctttctttctctctctctctctttctttctttctctttctttttagttcATTTGACTGATTTGGGGATGAAATAGGTTGTTTTGCTTTCCCATTTATTTTAGTATTGTGGACAAAGGAAAACATTGAAGTAAAAATGGGTAGTAAATCATGATGTTTTGACCAAGTTGTTCAGATCTTTTCTGCCTGTGAGTATTCATTCTTATTCAATGCAAATCTTTTCCCTCTGATCCATTCTTGGTGAAACCCATTGTAAGAGCTGTCTAAGGTGGCTGGGTTGTTCCTTTGTAAAGTACTAAAAGCACTAAACCAATTTTTGCAATATGTAGTAAATCTTGCTTTCATTTTGGAAAACTTCCAGTAATGACTACTGCACTTTTTATAGAAGAActgtatttaatttctttcttttatgaaagATTATTTCAAGTAAAAATAGCTCTGTAATCTGTGTGACATGGCTTCTCCATTACTTGACACAGAGAAGCTTTGATGCCTATTCAATAAAATTAACATGTTTATAAAGCACTGGTTGGTCCAATTATTTTCCCACCCACTCCTGTATTCTTAATAAGACATCATTAAAGAGATCTTTATGGTTTAAAAGGAAGGGAACTGATTGGGCATCCATGCACACCAGGGTAGGGGAAATGTGTTTCTAGTCAAGTGGGATGTGAGCACATTGATCCCAGTTCTAGTCACCGCAGAGGCTTGATGGCTCTCTCCTTTGACAGAGCTCAGGATGCATTCTCCTTGAATGGAAACTGAATAGACCTTTCTTTACCATGCAATCACCAGAAGCTGCAACAGTCAGCAGCAGGGGACAGCAGCAGGGTGCAGGAGAAGACTAGGGCTTCCTTCCTTCTGAGTTGGATTTGTGCTTTCCTATAAGACTAGGCACTGAGGAAAAGCCCCACCCCTCCTCTGAAGAGCCTTGGGCCTCTCAAAGTCATGTGATCCAGGACTCAAATAACAGCTATGAGTCCAATGCTGCCCACTGTGCTCCGTGCCCTGTGCACAGTGATGTGGGTGGGTGTTGACAGTGCTTCCTGCAGTGAATGACACCTTTAGAGCATGGCACATTCTGTGCATGGTAGACTACAGTCTATGCAACAACCCTGTGACTTAGAAATCAACAGCCCCAGCTTGTATATGAGAAAGTGAAAGCTTAGAGAAGACAGTTGTGAAGGGTGGATATGGGCTCAGGTTTGTCTAGCATGAGCTTTCAGCTTCAGGGCTCTCTGTAGAGCCCGCCAGCCCAAGGAACAGCAGGAACCCATAGACCAGGGAAGCCAGCGCATGAATCTTCATGTCACTTCTAGGTGTGGGGAGCAGGGAGGGTGAGTTAGCATAGATGCAAGAGCATTAGACAGATTCTAGGTAGGTCTGTGGAATTTTCTGAGGCAGCTGCATACATACCCCTGGGTCATGTTAAGACTCCATTTATGACTCTGATGTTCTTCCACACTAGGAATATTTTCATGCAGAGAGAACTTAATGTTGGCAATTGGACAAAAGCCTGCAGAAGGCAGATCATCTCAGGGCTGAAACACAACAAAGTGGTTGGGATGTGAAAAGCTGCAGGCAGAGActgaggctgtagctcagtggcagagcacttgtctagtatgtgcaagaccctgggttccatacTCAGCGCCACACACAAAAGGGCTACAAGCGAAAGAAAGCAGCTTCACAGAGTAGGGTTCAAAGGGAGCCCTTTATGGAGAAGGAACCCTGCTTAACTGGGGCTGTGGCCTGAGGAGCCCAGAGGACACAGCTCAGAGCTGAGGTCAGATATCTGAGGAGGAGTTGCTGTTGTTGCTGGTTATGAAGGGAAGAATTGATGCCATAGGTTCTTCCATATGGGGGAAAATGGAACAAATTGTAGCAGGCAAGGGAAAAACTGTTACTAGGACAACACAGACAACAGGAACAAAACTTCTACATGTGTCTATTTCCACAACCATACAcagtgtacacatatgcatgtaaatTGTCCCTGGGAATGGGGAATCAGGTGACAGGTTCCAGGAATCCTACAAATCCCAAAAATCCAtggatgct containing:
- the Otud7a gene encoding OTU domain-containing protein 7A; this encodes MVSSLLPHPTSAECWAALLHDPMTLDMDAVLSDFVRSTGAEPGLARDLLEGKNWDLTAALSDYEQLRQVHTANLPHVFNEGRSSKQPEREAPQPGHKVERPCLQRQDEIAQEKRLSRGISHASSAIVSLARSHVANECNNEQFPLEMPIYTFQLPDLSVYSEDFRSFIERDLIEQATMVALEQAGRLNWWSTVCTSCKRLLPLATTGDGNCLLHAASLGMWGFHDRDLVLRKALYTMMRTGAEREALKRRWRWQQTQQNKESGLVYTEEEWEREWTELLKLASSEPRTHFSKNSGSGGGVDNSEDPVYESLEEFHVFVLAHILRRPIVVVADTMLRDSGGEAFAPIPFGGIYLPLEVPPNRCHCSPLVLAYDQAHFSALVSMEQRDQQREQAVIPLTDSEHKLLPLHFAVDPGKDWEWGKDDNDNARLAHLILSLEAKLNLLHSYMNVTWIRIPSETRAPLAQPESPTASAGEDVQSLADSLDSDRDSVCSNSNSNNGKTGKDKDKEKQRKDKDKTRADSVANKLGSFSKTLGIKLKKNMGGLGGLVHGKMSRANSANGKNGGDSTERGKEKKSKSRKGSKEESGASASTSPSEKTTPSPTDKAAGASPAEKGSGPKGDAWKYSTDVKLSLNILRAAMQGERKFIFAGLLLTSHRHQFHEEMIGYYLTSAQERFSAEQEQRRRDAAAAAAATAKRPSRKPESDGTPGPERASPGPPAAQPTQLVLKLKERPSPGAATGSRALQRAAAGGAASPTLGGGGRRAGVHGPAPGRSPPAPARQSVIHVQAAAARDEACAPAVGALRPCATYPQQNRSLSSQSYSPARAAAALRTVNTVESLARTEAAGTAEHKSQTYTNGFGAARDGLEFADADAPAARSSSSSNGECARGGPGPAQRRCQRENCAFYGRAETEHLCSYCYREELRRRREARGARP